In the genome of Globicephala melas chromosome 7, mGloMel1.2, whole genome shotgun sequence, one region contains:
- the NPPC gene encoding C-type natriuretic peptide gives MHLSQLLACALLLALLSLRPSEAKPGAPPKVPRTPPGEEVAEPQAAGGGQKKGDKTPGGGGANLKGDRSRLLRDLRVDTKSRAAWARLLQEHPNARKYKGGNKKGLSKGCFGLKLDRIGSMSGLGC, from the exons ATGCACCTCTCCCAGCTGCTGGCCTGCGCCCTGCTGCTCGCGCTACTCTCGCTCCGGCCCTCCGAAGCCAAGCCCGGGGCGCCGCCGAAG GTCCCGCGCACTCCGccaggggaggaggtggccgAGCCCCAGGCTGCGGGAGGAGGTCAGAAGAAGGGCGACAAGACTCCCGGGGGCGGTGGCGCCAATCTCAAGGGCGACCGGTCGCGACTGCTCCGGGACCTGCGCGTGGACACCAAGTCTCGGGCGGCGTGGGCCCGTCTTCTGCAAGAGCACCCCAACGCGCGGAAATACAAGGGAGGCAACAAGAAGGGTTTGTCCAAGGGCTGCTTCGGCCTCAAGCTGGACAGGATCGGCTCCATGAGCGGCCTGGGATGTTAG